The following are encoded together in the Pseudodesulfovibrio indicus genome:
- a CDS encoding proline--tRNA ligase, which produces MRLSRYYIPTLKEDPADAEVVSHKLLMRAGMIRKLTSGIYNYLPLGLRSINKVGQIVREEMNRAGALEVLLPMVQPADLWRETGRWEYYGKELLRFKDRHDRDYCLGPTHEEVITDLVRGEIKSYKQLPVNLYQIQTKFRDEIRPRFGLMRGREFIMKDAYSFDKDEAGAEKSYFDMFNAYKAAFSRIGLRFKPVQADSGAIGGDFSHEFMVLAETGEDTIASCLSCDFGANLEKAKVAAPTTAPADESTVPALEEVATPGTHTVEEVCNFLGISADKLVKTLLFVVDGKPVAGLVRGDRELNDVKLRNLAGGNEIELADEALVRKLTNAPVGFAGPAGLDPSVPVYADHELLAGTDWVAGANKGDTHVLHLALGRDCKVEQYADLRVIEPTDPCPECGGAIEFTKGIEVGHVFKLGLKYSQKMEATFLDENGKSQFMIMGCYGIGVSRIVASAIEQNFDENGCCFPPSIAPFEVCLISLGGKDQDVADKAEELYAELLKLGVDAAFDDRAERPGVKFAEADLIGYPMQLVLGGKGLKSGIIEAKDRKTGEKIELPLDTFAESFAAWRNGIWNNWGLETP; this is translated from the coding sequence ATGCGTCTTTCCCGCTATTACATCCCGACCCTGAAGGAGGACCCGGCCGACGCCGAGGTCGTCTCCCACAAGCTCCTGATGCGCGCGGGCATGATCCGCAAGCTGACCAGCGGCATTTACAACTATCTGCCGCTGGGGCTGCGCTCCATCAACAAGGTGGGGCAGATCGTGCGCGAGGAGATGAACCGGGCGGGCGCGCTGGAGGTCCTCCTGCCCATGGTCCAGCCCGCCGACCTCTGGAGGGAGACCGGCCGCTGGGAGTACTACGGCAAGGAGCTGCTCCGGTTCAAGGACCGCCACGACCGGGACTACTGCCTCGGACCCACCCATGAGGAGGTCATCACCGACCTGGTGCGCGGCGAGATCAAGTCCTACAAGCAGCTGCCGGTCAATCTGTACCAGATCCAGACCAAGTTCCGCGACGAGATCCGTCCCCGGTTCGGCCTCATGCGCGGCCGCGAGTTCATCATGAAGGACGCCTACTCCTTCGACAAGGACGAGGCGGGCGCGGAGAAGTCCTATTTCGACATGTTCAACGCCTACAAGGCCGCGTTCTCGCGCATCGGGCTGCGCTTCAAGCCGGTCCAGGCGGACTCCGGAGCCATCGGCGGCGATTTCTCCCACGAGTTCATGGTCCTGGCCGAGACCGGCGAGGACACCATCGCCTCCTGCCTGTCCTGCGACTTCGGGGCCAACCTGGAAAAGGCCAAGGTGGCCGCTCCCACGACCGCTCCGGCGGACGAATCGACCGTTCCCGCACTTGAGGAGGTCGCCACCCCCGGCACGCACACCGTGGAGGAGGTCTGCAACTTCCTCGGCATTTCCGCCGACAAGCTGGTCAAGACCCTGCTCTTCGTGGTGGACGGCAAGCCCGTGGCCGGGCTGGTGCGCGGCGACCGCGAACTGAACGACGTCAAGCTGCGCAACCTGGCGGGCGGCAACGAGATCGAGCTGGCCGACGAGGCGCTGGTCCGCAAGCTGACCAACGCGCCCGTGGGCTTCGCCGGTCCCGCCGGGCTGGACCCCAGCGTGCCGGTCTATGCCGACCACGAACTGCTGGCCGGGACCGACTGGGTGGCCGGGGCGAACAAGGGCGACACCCACGTCCTGCATCTGGCGCTGGGCCGCGACTGCAAGGTTGAGCAATACGCCGACCTGCGGGTCATCGAGCCCACGGACCCCTGCCCGGAATGCGGCGGGGCCATCGAGTTCACCAAGGGCATCGAGGTGGGCCACGTGTTCAAGCTCGGCCTGAAGTACTCCCAGAAGATGGAAGCCACCTTCCTGGACGAGAACGGCAAGTCCCAGTTCATGATCATGGGCTGCTACGGCATCGGCGTGTCCCGCATCGTGGCCTCGGCCATCGAGCAGAACTTCGACGAGAACGGCTGCTGCTTCCCGCCGTCCATCGCGCCCTTCGAGGTCTGCCTGATCTCGCTCGGCGGCAAGGACCAGGACGTGGCCGACAAGGCCGAGGAGCTGTACGCCGAACTGCTGAAGCTCGGCGTGGATGCGGCCTTCGACGACCGGGCCGAACGCCCCGGCGTCAAGTTCGCCGAGGCCGACCTGATCGGCTACCCCATGCAGCTGGTGCTCGGCGGCAAGGGGCTCAAAAGCGGCATCATCGAAGCCAAGGATCGCAAGACCGGTGAAAAGATCGAGCTCCCGCTCGACACCTTTGCCGAGTCCTTCGCTGCCTGGCGCAATGGTATCTGGAATAATTGGGGCCTTGAAACCCCCTAG
- the ispG gene encoding flavodoxin-dependent (E)-4-hydroxy-3-methylbut-2-enyl-diphosphate synthase codes for MQRKKTRVVNIGNVGIGGDNPVRVQSMCNTDTRDVLATVTQITQLADAGCEIVRLAVPDEAAAAVLATIREQSPVPLIADIHFDHRLALAALDAGFDGLRINPGNIGDESKVDAVVRAAKAQGTPIRIGVNGGSLEKDLLAKFGGPTPQAMVESGLRHVRMLEARGFHDIKISLKTSSVLKTVEAYRLMSDEVDYPLHIGITEAGTLVRGAVKSAVGLGILLFEGIGDTLRVSLTHDPVAEIGVAYEILRSLGLRERGPEIISCPTCGRTEIGLIELAEQVEAALRGVEEVFTVAVMGCVVNGPGEAREADIGIAGGRDLGIIFRKGEVVRKVRGNANLLPEFMKEIDKFLEERRTE; via the coding sequence ATGCAACGCAAGAAGACGAGAGTCGTGAACATCGGCAACGTGGGCATCGGCGGGGACAACCCGGTCCGGGTCCAGTCCATGTGCAACACGGACACGCGCGACGTCCTGGCCACGGTGACGCAGATCACCCAACTGGCCGACGCCGGGTGCGAGATCGTGCGGTTGGCCGTGCCTGACGAGGCGGCGGCGGCCGTGCTCGCGACCATCCGCGAACAGTCGCCGGTGCCGCTCATCGCGGACATCCATTTCGACCACCGGCTGGCCCTGGCCGCGCTCGACGCCGGGTTCGACGGGCTGCGCATCAACCCCGGCAACATCGGGGACGAATCCAAGGTGGACGCCGTGGTCCGCGCGGCCAAGGCGCAGGGCACGCCCATCCGCATCGGGGTCAACGGCGGGTCCCTGGAAAAGGACCTGCTCGCCAAATTCGGCGGTCCCACGCCCCAGGCCATGGTCGAGTCCGGCCTGCGGCACGTGCGCATGCTGGAGGCGCGCGGCTTTCACGACATCAAGATATCGCTCAAGACCTCGTCCGTGCTCAAGACCGTCGAGGCGTACCGGCTCATGTCCGACGAGGTGGACTACCCGCTGCACATCGGCATCACCGAGGCCGGGACCCTGGTGCGCGGTGCGGTCAAGTCCGCCGTGGGGCTGGGCATCCTGCTTTTCGAGGGCATCGGCGACACCCTGCGCGTGTCCCTGACCCACGATCCGGTGGCCGAGATCGGCGTGGCCTACGAAATCCTGCGCAGCTTGGGCTTGCGGGAACGCGGCCCGGAGATTATATCCTGCCCCACCTGCGGGCGCACCGAGATCGGCCTGATCGAGCTGGCCGAGCAGGTGGAGGCGGCGCTGAGGGGGGTGGAGGAGGTCTTCACCGTGGCCGTCATGGGGTGCGTGGTCAACGGCCCCGGCGAGGCGCGCGAGGCCGACATCGGCATCGCGGGCGGCCGCGACCTGGGCATCATCTTCCGCAAGGGGGAGGTGGTCCGCAAGGTCCGGGGCAACGCCAATCTGCTGCCCGAATTCATGAAAGAGATCGATAAATTCCTGGAAGAAAGGAGAACCGAATAG
- a CDS encoding iron ABC transporter substrate-binding protein has product MELVHRFRFLAAVLVLALFIPLPAQARSVTDAGGKVIEIPDAVERVICSGSGSLRLLTYLQGQSLAVAVDDIESRRSRFDSRPYAIANQQFKTMPVFGQFRGHDNPELILTLEPQPQVVFKTFSTMGHDPAELEQKTGIPVVVLDYGNLGARRDQLFATLRLMGEVVGREQRAESVIAYITELIDDLNKRTADIPEQDRPSAFVGGVAFKGPHGFQSTEPTYPPFSFVRARNLAYDANSAGKGLSQSDVAKEKIVEWNPDYLFLDLSTLQMGDEAGGLFELRTDPAYRTLAAVKADRVYGVLPYNWYSINYGSILANAYFIGKTLYPDRFADVDPAAKADEIYTFLVGKPVFADMNHMFQGMAYVPVRVN; this is encoded by the coding sequence ATGGAATTAGTTCATCGTTTCCGTTTCCTGGCTGCGGTCCTGGTCCTGGCCTTGTTCATCCCCCTGCCCGCCCAGGCGCGATCCGTGACCGACGCCGGCGGCAAGGTGATCGAGATTCCGGACGCGGTGGAGCGGGTGATCTGTTCCGGTTCCGGCAGCCTCCGGTTGCTGACCTATCTTCAGGGCCAGTCCCTGGCGGTGGCCGTGGACGACATCGAGAGCCGACGGTCGCGGTTCGATTCCCGACCCTACGCCATCGCCAACCAGCAGTTCAAGACCATGCCCGTGTTCGGCCAGTTCCGGGGGCACGACAACCCCGAACTGATCCTGACCCTGGAGCCCCAGCCGCAGGTCGTCTTCAAGACCTTTTCCACCATGGGCCACGATCCCGCCGAGCTGGAGCAGAAGACCGGCATCCCGGTGGTGGTCCTGGACTACGGCAACCTGGGCGCCCGGCGCGACCAGCTCTTCGCCACCCTGCGCCTGATGGGCGAGGTGGTGGGCCGCGAGCAGCGGGCCGAGTCGGTCATCGCCTACATCACCGAGCTGATCGACGACCTGAACAAGCGCACGGCCGACATCCCGGAGCAGGACCGCCCCTCGGCCTTCGTGGGCGGCGTGGCCTTCAAGGGGCCGCACGGCTTCCAGTCCACGGAACCGACCTACCCGCCCTTCTCCTTTGTCCGCGCCCGGAATCTGGCCTACGACGCCAATTCGGCGGGCAAGGGGCTGAGCCAGTCCGACGTGGCCAAGGAGAAGATCGTGGAGTGGAACCCGGACTACCTGTTCCTGGACCTCTCCACCCTGCAGATGGGCGACGAGGCGGGCGGCCTGTTCGAGCTGCGCACCGACCCCGCCTACCGCACCCTGGCCGCCGTGAAGGCGGACCGCGTCTACGGCGTGCTGCCCTACAACTGGTACTCCATCAACTACGGCTCGATCCTGGCCAACGCCTATTTCATCGGCAAGACCCTGTACCCGGACCGGTTCGCGGACGTGGACCCCGCGGCCAAGGCGGACGAGATATACACCTTCCTGGTGGGCAAGCCGGTATTCGCGGACATGAACCACATGTTCCAGGGTATGGCCTACGTCCCGGTGCGGGTGAACTAG
- a CDS encoding FecCD family ABC transporter permease — translation MHFEDGQVPEEYRRYIGWKVGLVCLTGGLLALALVISISLGAANIPLDEVARALMGWASSKRFDVIVWNIRLPQALTSIVAGAGLSVAGAAMQSILRNPLGSPFTLGISHAAAFGAAFAVMILGGGIMTSASADTVNVTSPYLTTGVAFLFSLLAAGVIVAVSRLRGATPEIMILTGVALGALFTAGTMFLQYFADDVQLAAMVFWTFGDTARASWSELGVMSAVTLVCTVYFLANGWNYNAIDAGDETAKGLGVRVDRVRMVGMLLASMLTAVIIAFLGIIGFVGLVVPHMVRRVIGSDHRFLLPGSILAGGLLLLAADTTARLVLAPHVLPVSVLTAFLGAPVFIYLIIRGQRR, via the coding sequence GTGCACTTCGAAGACGGACAGGTGCCGGAGGAATACCGGCGGTACATCGGCTGGAAGGTCGGACTGGTCTGCCTGACCGGCGGACTGCTGGCCCTCGCCCTGGTGATCTCCATTTCCCTGGGCGCGGCGAACATCCCCCTCGACGAAGTGGCCCGGGCCCTCATGGGCTGGGCCTCGTCCAAGCGGTTCGACGTCATCGTCTGGAACATCCGGCTCCCCCAGGCCCTGACCTCCATCGTGGCCGGAGCCGGGCTTTCCGTTGCGGGCGCGGCCATGCAGTCCATCCTGCGCAACCCGCTCGGCTCCCCCTTCACCCTGGGCATCTCCCACGCGGCCGCCTTCGGCGCGGCCTTTGCCGTGATGATCCTCGGCGGCGGCATCATGACCTCGGCCAGCGCCGACACCGTGAACGTGACCAGCCCGTACCTGACCACAGGCGTGGCCTTCCTCTTCTCCCTGCTGGCCGCCGGGGTCATCGTGGCCGTTTCCCGGCTGCGCGGCGCGACCCCGGAGATCATGATCCTGACCGGCGTGGCGCTCGGCGCCCTGTTCACCGCTGGGACCATGTTTCTCCAGTACTTCGCCGATGACGTGCAGCTGGCCGCCATGGTCTTCTGGACCTTCGGCGATACGGCCCGGGCCTCCTGGTCCGAGCTGGGCGTCATGTCCGCCGTGACCCTGGTCTGCACGGTCTACTTCCTGGCCAACGGCTGGAACTACAACGCCATCGACGCGGGCGACGAGACCGCCAAGGGGTTGGGCGTGCGCGTGGATCGCGTGCGCATGGTCGGCATGCTGCTGGCCTCCATGCTCACCGCCGTGATCATCGCCTTCCTCGGGATCATCGGCTTCGTCGGCCTGGTGGTGCCGCACATGGTCCGCCGCGTCATCGGCTCGGACCACCGGTTCCTGCTGCCCGGCTCCATCCTGGCGGGCGGGCTGCTGCTCCTGGCCGCGGACACCACCGCGCGCCTCGTGCTCGCACCCCACGTCCTGCCCGTGTCCGTGCTCACCGCGTTCCTGGGCGCACCCGTGTTCATCTATCTCATCATAAGGGGGCAGCGCAGATGA
- a CDS encoding ABC transporter ATP-binding protein has product MILSVSGLDFGYNGKSVLHSVEFDLHGGELLAILGPNGVGKTTLLKCINAIHAPAKGKVLVEDRNVLRMRPAEIALGIGYVAQRSEAARLTVFDAVLMGRKPHIVWRVGEKDLRMVDSALKRLRLDHLSLRHIDQLSGGELQKVAIARALVQEPKLLLLDEPTSSLDLRSQVDILSMLRHVVKGHNLAAIMTMHDLNTALRYADKVLFLKDGRIHSTGPACEVTPDVVEEVYGLPVHIHTVQGHPMVVPAG; this is encoded by the coding sequence ATGATCCTCTCGGTCTCCGGCCTCGATTTCGGCTACAACGGCAAATCCGTGCTCCACTCCGTGGAGTTCGACCTGCACGGCGGGGAACTGCTGGCCATCCTCGGCCCCAACGGCGTGGGCAAAACCACCCTGCTCAAGTGCATCAACGCCATCCACGCGCCCGCCAAGGGCAAAGTCCTGGTCGAGGACCGCAACGTGCTCAGGATGCGCCCCGCCGAAATCGCGCTGGGCATCGGCTACGTGGCACAGCGGTCCGAGGCCGCCCGGCTGACCGTGTTCGACGCCGTGCTCATGGGCCGCAAGCCGCACATCGTCTGGCGGGTGGGCGAAAAGGACCTGCGCATGGTCGATTCGGCCCTGAAACGGCTGCGCCTGGATCACCTCTCCTTGCGCCACATCGACCAGCTCAGCGGCGGCGAGCTCCAGAAGGTCGCCATCGCCCGCGCCCTGGTCCAGGAACCCAAGCTCCTGCTCCTGGACGAGCCCACCTCCAGCCTCGACCTGCGCAGCCAGGTGGACATCCTGTCCATGCTCCGCCACGTGGTCAAAGGCCACAACCTGGCCGCCATCATGACCATGCACGACCTGAACACCGCCCTGCGCTACGCCGACAAGGTCCTGTTTCTCAAGGACGGCCGCATCCACTCCACCGGACCCGCCTGCGAAGTCACCCCGGACGTGGTGGAGGAAGTCTACGGCCTGCCCGTTCACATCCATACCGTGCAGGGACACCCCATGGTCGTCCCCGCCGGCTGA
- a CDS encoding FmdE family protein, with product MPCTLPKEKLDETIRFHGHHCPGLTIGIRAVELAERELGDLAQTDLVAVSETDMCGVDAIQFLTDCTLGKGNFIHRDYGKRAFSFYDRKSGKGFRALLKDLAPGDRSREQAIDHFMTIDLDDMFDLTPLDALAPRPAQVLESLRCEHCGEMTMESRTRRFAGKTYCIPCFSDIDQKL from the coding sequence ATGCCCTGCACCCTGCCCAAGGAAAAACTCGACGAAACCATCCGCTTCCACGGCCACCACTGCCCCGGCCTGACCATCGGCATCCGCGCCGTGGAGCTGGCCGAACGCGAACTCGGCGACCTTGCCCAAACCGACCTCGTGGCCGTCAGCGAGACCGACATGTGCGGCGTGGACGCCATCCAGTTCCTCACCGACTGCACGCTGGGCAAAGGCAACTTCATCCACCGGGACTACGGAAAGCGCGCCTTCTCCTTCTATGACCGCAAGTCCGGCAAGGGATTCCGCGCCCTGCTCAAGGACCTCGCCCCCGGCGACCGCAGCCGCGAACAGGCCATCGACCACTTCATGACCATCGACCTCGACGACATGTTCGACCTCACCCCCCTCGACGCCCTGGCCCCCCGCCCCGCACAGGTCCTCGAAAGCCTGCGCTGCGAACACTGCGGCGAGATGACCATGGAATCCCGCACCCGCCGCTTCGCCGGCAAGACCTACTGCATCCCCTGCTTCTCCGACATCGACCAGAAGTTATAG
- a CDS encoding 4Fe-4S binding protein: MLFTPTVIKNLLKKPATRNYPFTVREPFPNYRGELVIDIDGCIFCGTCSRKCPSQCITVDKNAGTWQCDPHACVYCGICRDNCPTKCLSMKDVHRKPMTEKITWIEQGTPPKPKKKTAEKKEEK, translated from the coding sequence ATGCTGTTTACACCCACCGTCATCAAGAACCTGCTGAAAAAGCCCGCCACCCGGAACTACCCGTTCACCGTGCGCGAGCCGTTCCCCAACTACCGGGGCGAGCTGGTCATCGACATCGACGGCTGCATCTTCTGCGGCACCTGCTCCCGCAAGTGCCCCAGCCAGTGCATCACCGTGGACAAGAACGCCGGGACCTGGCAGTGCGATCCGCACGCCTGCGTGTACTGCGGCATCTGCCGGGACAACTGCCCGACCAAATGCCTGTCCATGAAGGACGTGCACCGCAAGCCCATGACCGAGAAGATCACCTGGATCGAACAGGGCACCCCGCCCAAACCGAAAAAGAAAACCGCTGAAAAGAAAGAAGAGAAATAG
- a CDS encoding nickel-dependent hydrogenase large subunit — translation MATTVIPFGPQHPVLPEPVHLTLKVEDEIVKEAIPALGYVHRGLEKLADIRDYHQMINVCERVCGICSMIHAVCYSQGIEELMGVEVPDRAKVLRVIWSELHRCHSHLLWLGLFADAFGFESLFMQFWKVRERIMDINEATTGSRVIVSVNVIGGVRADLSPDQIRWILSELEIVEKEVKAMQDTIMNDYTVKSRTVGVGVLTKAQAYELGAAGPTLRGSGVAQDMRMLGYGAYNMLDFEPVVETAGDCWARSTVRFRETLQSIDLVRQAIAKLPEGELAAKVKGNPPEGEIFTRVEQPRGECVYYIRGNGTKHLDRLRIRTPTFANIPPLLAMLPECELADVPVIVLSIDPCISCTER, via the coding sequence ATGGCTACTACCGTAATTCCCTTCGGCCCGCAGCATCCCGTCCTGCCCGAACCGGTGCACCTCACCCTGAAGGTCGAGGACGAGATCGTCAAGGAGGCCATCCCGGCCCTGGGCTACGTCCACCGCGGCCTGGAAAAACTGGCCGACATCCGCGACTACCACCAGATGATCAACGTCTGCGAGCGCGTCTGCGGCATCTGCTCCATGATCCACGCCGTCTGCTACTCGCAGGGCATCGAGGAACTCATGGGCGTCGAGGTCCCGGACCGCGCCAAGGTGCTGCGCGTCATCTGGTCCGAACTCCATCGCTGCCACTCCCACCTGCTCTGGCTGGGCCTGTTCGCCGACGCCTTCGGCTTCGAGTCCCTGTTCATGCAGTTCTGGAAAGTCCGCGAGCGGATCATGGACATCAACGAGGCCACCACCGGCAGCCGCGTCATCGTGTCCGTCAACGTCATCGGCGGCGTCCGCGCCGACCTCTCCCCGGACCAGATCCGCTGGATCCTGTCCGAACTCGAGATCGTCGAGAAAGAGGTCAAGGCCATGCAGGACACCATCATGAACGACTATACCGTCAAGTCCCGCACCGTGGGCGTCGGCGTGCTGACCAAGGCCCAGGCCTACGAGCTCGGCGCCGCCGGCCCGACCCTGCGCGGCTCCGGCGTGGCGCAGGACATGCGCATGCTCGGCTACGGCGCGTACAACATGCTCGACTTCGAACCGGTCGTCGAGACCGCAGGCGACTGCTGGGCGCGCTCCACCGTGCGCTTCCGCGAGACCCTGCAGTCCATCGACCTGGTCCGCCAGGCCATCGCCAAGCTCCCCGAGGGCGAGCTGGCCGCCAAGGTCAAGGGCAACCCGCCCGAGGGCGAGATCTTCACCCGGGTCGAGCAGCCGCGCGGCGAGTGCGTCTACTATATCCGGGGCAACGGCACCAAGCACCTCGATCGCCTGCGCATCCGTACCCCGACCTTCGCCAACATCCCGCCTCTTCTGGCCATGCTGCCCGAATGCGAGCTGGCGGACGTCCCGGTCATCGTGCTGTCCATCGACCCGTGCATCAGCTGCACCGAACGCTAG
- a CDS encoding NADH-quinone oxidoreductase subunit C, with translation MQGKVIDVTLDTLVGEVMNMKNDGQRLVTYSTYQVGEKGIGILYHFDKNLEITHLRLETDMDKPIPSVSGVFFAALLVENEIRDQWDVKFDGLVLDFNRTLYLDPEVTQVPLVSNVKIEPKK, from the coding sequence ATGCAAGGTAAAGTTATAGACGTGACCCTCGACACCCTTGTCGGCGAGGTCATGAACATGAAGAACGACGGGCAGAGGCTTGTCACCTACTCCACCTACCAGGTCGGAGAAAAGGGCATCGGCATCCTCTACCACTTCGACAAGAACCTGGAAATCACCCACCTGCGGCTTGAAACCGACATGGACAAGCCCATTCCGAGCGTGTCCGGCGTCTTCTTCGCCGCGCTCCTGGTGGAAAACGAAATCCGCGACCAGTGGGACGTCAAGTTCGACGGCCTGGTCCTCGACTTCAACCGCACGCTCTACCTTGACCCCGAGGTCACCCAGGTTCCCCTGGTGTCCAACGTCAAGATCGAGCCGAAAAAATAG
- a CDS encoding NADH-quinone oxidoreductase subunit B family protein, producing the protein MFGSFIKKSRAKSPWIMHFDCGSCNGCDIEVLACLTPLYDVERFGIINVGNPKHADVLLVTGTVNHRNKKVLKNIYDQMPEPKAVIAIGACGNTGGVFRDAYNVVGGVDQVIPVDVYVPGCPAKPEAIIDGVVAGLGKFAQKVEEAE; encoded by the coding sequence ATGTTCGGATCATTCATCAAGAAATCTCGCGCCAAGTCACCGTGGATCATGCACTTCGACTGCGGTAGCTGCAACGGCTGCGATATCGAGGTCCTGGCCTGCCTGACCCCCCTCTACGACGTGGAGCGGTTCGGCATCATCAACGTCGGCAACCCCAAGCACGCGGACGTCCTGCTGGTCACCGGCACGGTCAACCACCGGAACAAAAAGGTGCTCAAGAACATCTACGACCAGATGCCCGAGCCCAAGGCCGTCATCGCCATCGGCGCGTGCGGCAACACCGGCGGCGTCTTCCGCGACGCCTACAACGTCGTGGGCGGCGTGGACCAGGTCATCCCCGTGGACGTCTACGTCCCCGGCTGCCCGGCGAAACCCGAGGCCATCATCGACGGCGTCGTGGCCGGACTCGGCAAATTCGCCCAGAAAGTGGAAGAAGCCGAGTAG
- a CDS encoding respiratory chain complex I subunit 1 family protein — translation METLILVIIGLLVGPLAGGLIAGLDRRVTAWFQSRQGPPIMQAFYDVAKLLGKEKMVVNQWQIICAWVYLIAAATSVALFFAQGDLLLVFFVQAVGAVFLVMGAMAAKSPYSQVGAQRELMQILAYEPILILVFVGFYMVTGSFSIEAIWAQEMPLLAKMPLLYLALGYALTIKLRKSPFDFSTSHHGHQELVKGMLTEYSGPYLALIEIAHWYETILVLGLCALFWHTNVAWMALLLAATYMLEILVDNTMARMTWRWMLKRVWLLGMGLCVVNLIWLYAG, via the coding sequence ATGGAAACCCTTATTCTCGTCATCATCGGACTTCTTGTCGGCCCGCTCGCCGGCGGCCTGATCGCCGGCCTGGACCGTCGCGTCACCGCCTGGTTCCAGTCCCGCCAGGGTCCCCCGATCATGCAGGCCTTCTATGACGTGGCCAAACTCCTGGGCAAGGAGAAGATGGTCGTCAACCAGTGGCAGATCATCTGCGCCTGGGTCTACCTGATCGCGGCCGCCACCTCCGTGGCGCTGTTCTTCGCGCAGGGCGACCTGCTGCTCGTCTTCTTCGTGCAGGCCGTGGGCGCGGTCTTCCTGGTCATGGGCGCCATGGCCGCGAAGTCCCCGTACTCCCAGGTCGGCGCGCAGCGCGAGCTGATGCAGATCCTGGCCTACGAGCCGATCCTGATCCTGGTCTTCGTCGGCTTCTACATGGTCACCGGCTCCTTCTCCATCGAGGCCATCTGGGCCCAGGAGATGCCGCTGCTGGCCAAGATGCCGCTGCTCTACCTGGCGCTCGGCTACGCCCTGACCATCAAGCTGCGCAAGTCGCCGTTCGACTTCTCCACCTCCCACCACGGCCATCAGGAACTGGTCAAGGGCATGCTCACCGAGTACTCCGGCCCCTACCTGGCCCTGATCGAGATCGCCCACTGGTACGAGACCATCCTGGTGCTCGGCCTGTGCGCGCTCTTCTGGCACACCAACGTGGCCTGGATGGCGCTTCTGCTCGCGGCCACCTACATGCTTGAAATCCTGGTGGACAACACCATGGCCCGCATGACCTGGCGCTGGATGCTCAAGCGCGTCTGGCTGCTCGGCATGGGCTTGTGCGTCGTTAACCTCATCTGGCTGTACGCGGGGTAA